Genomic DNA from bacterium:
GACTTGCGCATGTCCACCGGATCGCGATACAGCAACACCGCCACCGCTTCGCTCGGACCCATCACGAGACCAGGCCAATCAGCTTGCGAAGGGCTTCGCCTTCCGGCGCTCCACTCCAGCACCGCACCGCTCGCAAAACGAACTTGAAGCGAGCACGAGCGGCTCAGCTCGCCGACCACGACCCGCGCGAACTCCGGGGGCGGCACTTTCTGTTGCGAGGCCGGTGCAATCACTCCGGACTTCCGGAGCCGACGCTTCGCCTCGTACATCGAGTGCTCCGACAGGCCCAGACGCTTCGCGTACGTCTTGAGCTGCTCGCCTTTGGCTTCGGCCGTTTGGAGATGATTCAGCCAGTAACGCTGACGCTCGCTCAGTTCCTGCTCCGCCTTCGCCGCCCTTCCTCGTGCTGTCATCGAGCACCTCCTCCTCGTTCCAGGAGGCCATACTCTGCGAGATCAAACTCCCGCTCGAAAC
This window encodes:
- a CDS encoding transposase, which produces MTARGRAAKAEQELSERQRYWLNHLQTAEAKGEQLKTYAKRLGLSEHSMYEAKRRLRKSGVIAPASQQKVPPPEFARVVVGELSRSCSLQVRFASGAVLEWSAGRRSPSQADWPGLVMGPSEAVAVLLYRDPVDMRKSINGKRWTNRIPDQELLILARSRF